From Cannabis sativa cultivar Pink pepper isolate KNU-18-1 chromosome 8, ASM2916894v1, whole genome shotgun sequence, a single genomic window includes:
- the LOC115698589 gene encoding uncharacterized protein LOC115698589, producing MENRVEMPIESPSVPEKTVSQPITPTPVRIQTDQNTHDSPNSGIDLRKPTTPDRLNVPKAFIYPERYRSPTDSMMSPVTKNLLARTRKGASLLPPSKNQLKIQDLLLPDVALLQ from the exons atgGAGAACAGGGTTGAAATGCCTATTGAAAGCCCAAGCGTACCTGAGAAAACAGTTTCCCAGCCAATCACACCAACCCCAGTTCGTATCCAAACAGATCAAAATACTCACGACTCTCCCAATTCTGGGATCGACTTGCGCAAGCCCACCACCCCAGATCGTCTTAATGTTCCCAAGGCATTTATATACCCAGAAAG GTATAGAAGCCCCACTGATTCGATGATGTCCCCTGTAACGAAAAATCTTCTTGCAAGAACCAGAAAGGGAGCATCACTTTTGCCACCAagtaaaaatcaacttaag ATTCAGGATTTGCTTCTCCCAGATGTGGCTCTTCTTCAGTGA